A single genomic interval of Rhododendron vialii isolate Sample 1 chromosome 3a, ASM3025357v1 harbors:
- the LOC131319403 gene encoding uncharacterized protein LOC131319403, translated as MGFPFYAAVSLYIFTWYQSTTLLGAPFVINTQPPSALVLKIPSSDDPRRLFVSPRRPPSALILNIHSCFLNISTRRPFSDVTDTRRWLASPFPTQILSFDLFPTSLFSLGTHQPFAPSSVALSDPVQVLGRVPFSSLGEAYAIVQQEESRRGAMLPTPTPDRSTLVAVPQNGKS; from the exons ATGG GGTTCCCATTCTACGCCGCtgtctctctctacatcttcacatggtatcagagcaccaCGTTACTTGGGGCTCCTTTTGTGATCAACACCCAACCTCCGTCAGCACTCGTCCTGAAGATCCCATCCTCCGACGACCCTCGCCGGCTGTTTGTTAGCCCCCGGCGACCTCCGTCAGCCCTCATCCTGAACATCCACTCATGTTTCTTGAACATCAGTACTCGCCGACCATTTTCAGACGTCACCGATACTCGCCGGTGGCTCGCCAGCCCTTTTCCGACTCAGATCTTGAGTTTTGATCTATTTCCGACATCACTGTTCTCGCTGGGAACTCACCAGCCTTTTGCGCCATCTTCTGTTGCCCTTTCCGATCCCGTACAG gtgttgggtcgtgttccgtttTCGTCCTTGGGAGAGGCTTATGCCATTGTTCAGCAGGAGGAGAGTAGGAGGGGTGCCATGTTACCTACTCCTACTCCTGATCGTTCTACCTTGGTTGCCGTTCCACAAAATGGTAAGTCATAG